The Novipirellula caenicola genome includes a region encoding these proteins:
- a CDS encoding sigma-70 family RNA polymerase sigma factor: MERSESTTHLVIASKEGNNEALGLLLERYRGYLLMLAHRFLSERLRRRIDPADIVQLTFLEAKRDLASFRGSSPAEFAAWLRGVLKNNVASAVTRHVTTQKRSLKREVDANQPSPNDSAGGAWIQQLPGSTTSPSGVAIRTEATVALLEALHQLPETQAEAIRLRYMEGLPLSEIVERMGKSDTAVAGLLKRGLQKLRTILDHDMSPWL, encoded by the coding sequence GTGGAGCGTTCCGAATCAACCACCCATTTGGTCATTGCTTCGAAAGAGGGAAACAATGAAGCGCTCGGACTGCTGCTCGAGCGTTATCGGGGGTACCTATTGATGTTGGCACATCGTTTTCTGTCGGAGCGACTGCGGCGACGGATCGATCCCGCCGACATTGTCCAGTTGACGTTCCTGGAGGCCAAACGCGACTTGGCTTCCTTTCGAGGCTCGAGCCCTGCGGAATTCGCTGCTTGGTTACGCGGGGTGCTGAAAAACAACGTTGCATCGGCGGTCACTCGGCATGTGACGACGCAAAAACGGTCGCTGAAACGCGAAGTCGACGCCAACCAACCGTCGCCGAACGATTCCGCCGGTGGTGCCTGGATCCAGCAATTGCCTGGCAGCACCACCAGCCCAAGCGGCGTCGCGATCCGTACCGAGGCCACTGTGGCGCTGCTAGAGGCCCTGCATCAATTGCCCGAGACTCAGGCCGAAGCGATCCGGCTCCGCTATATGGAAGGACTGCCGTTGTCGGAAATTGTCGAGCGAATGGGTAAAAGCGACACCGCAGTGGCGGGTTTACTGAAACGTGGACTGCAAAAACTGAGAACGATCTTGGACCACGACATGAGTCCTTGGCTGTGA
- a CDS encoding class I SAM-dependent methyltransferase: MTSTSAPHEHERPRFTFGENWRSFLERLDDKRVAEAERSLQQLLGTQSLAGKRLLDIGSGSGLFSLAAHNLGADVVSIDYDRDSVGCTQALKQRFAGDAVNWQIEQGSVLDQARIESLGTFDIVYSWGVLHHTGQMDRAIEIAANATKPGGQLCLAIYNDQGGASRRWLKIKQTYNRLPKRLRPLWVLAIASWYECKFALARIARLQNPSPLKDWRAKREDRGMSAWHDWVDWVGGLPFEVAKPERIIVPLRQRGFVLNELKTVSNGWGCNEYVFERQPTNK; this comes from the coding sequence GTGACATCGACCTCCGCACCCCACGAACATGAACGGCCACGCTTTACGTTTGGTGAGAATTGGCGATCGTTTTTAGAGCGACTCGATGACAAACGCGTGGCCGAAGCCGAGCGATCGCTTCAGCAATTGCTGGGGACGCAGTCGCTTGCTGGCAAACGGCTATTGGACATTGGCAGCGGCAGCGGGCTCTTCTCGTTGGCCGCGCACAATTTGGGAGCCGACGTGGTCTCGATTGACTATGACCGCGACAGTGTCGGGTGCACCCAAGCATTGAAGCAGCGATTCGCCGGTGACGCCGTCAATTGGCAGATCGAGCAGGGATCGGTGCTCGACCAAGCTCGAATCGAATCGCTGGGCACGTTCGACATCGTTTATTCCTGGGGCGTGCTGCATCACACCGGCCAGATGGATCGCGCGATCGAAATTGCCGCCAATGCAACCAAACCAGGCGGCCAGCTCTGTTTGGCAATTTACAACGATCAAGGTGGCGCGAGCCGACGTTGGCTCAAGATCAAACAGACCTACAACCGCTTGCCCAAACGGCTGCGTCCACTGTGGGTACTTGCAATCGCGTCTTGGTACGAGTGCAAGTTCGCACTGGCCCGGATCGCTCGCTTACAAAACCCTTCGCCGCTCAAGGATTGGAGGGCGAAACGCGAGGACCGCGGCATGTCGGCTTGGCACGACTGGGTCGATTGGGTCGGCGGACTGCCGTTTGAAGTCGCCAAACCCGAACGGATCATCGTACCGCTGCGGCAACGCGGTTTTGTGCTCAATGAACTCAAAACCGTCAGCAACGGCTGGGGATGCAACGAGTATGTGTTCGAGCGACAGCCAACGAACAAGTGA
- a CDS encoding TlpA family protein disulfide reductase, which yields MPKNHLNVRFSQSLRNNLNLFALIALSACLGCGNASEESPTVPPPELATPAEETPSPEEPSQSEPPGQLELPPGDIPPANPTTPKPGGGGGLEMPDVQISNKPPIEDVSETEAPELRYGSLEDIQKQIADTNKITVVDFWSLSCRPCLEEFPGLVRLDQQFADKVQCISVDVDYDGRKSRPPKYYEERVMAFVTSVGATFPNYISTTESDEVYSELDLDSIPAVLIYDANGKLVKKFVDAGDTAGFTYDKQVIPFVKQLMQSDK from the coding sequence ATGCCAAAGAATCACTTAAACGTTCGCTTTTCGCAATCTCTGCGGAACAATCTGAATTTGTTTGCGTTGATCGCCCTTTCTGCCTGCCTTGGATGTGGGAACGCTTCGGAGGAATCGCCCACCGTGCCGCCACCAGAGTTGGCCACGCCAGCCGAAGAAACGCCATCTCCCGAAGAGCCATCGCAATCGGAACCGCCAGGCCAGCTCGAATTGCCACCCGGCGATATCCCTCCAGCGAACCCGACTACTCCCAAACCCGGAGGTGGCGGCGGTTTGGAGATGCCTGATGTGCAGATCAGCAACAAACCACCCATCGAAGACGTCTCCGAAACGGAGGCACCTGAATTACGATACGGTTCTTTGGAGGACATTCAAAAACAGATCGCCGACACCAACAAAATCACGGTTGTCGATTTTTGGTCGCTCTCCTGTCGTCCCTGTCTCGAAGAATTTCCTGGTTTGGTGCGATTGGATCAACAGTTCGCCGACAAGGTCCAGTGCATCTCGGTGGATGTCGATTACGACGGACGAAAATCGCGACCACCGAAATATTACGAAGAACGGGTGATGGCGTTTGTCACTAGCGTGGGAGCGACCTTCCCCAACTACATCAGCACGACCGAGAGCGATGAGGTCTACTCGGAATTGGATCTCGATTCGATTCCCGCAGTGTTGATTTACGACGCCAATGGAAAGTTGGTCAAAAAGTTTGTCGATGCGGGTGATACCGCAGGCTTCACCTACGACAAACAAGTGATTCCATTCGTCAAGCAGTTGATGCAGTCGGACAAGTAA
- a CDS encoding serine/threonine-protein kinase — protein sequence MADNEPTADPVDEAFAAYLRSCDAGEVTSREDFLKQFPEVAGQLKQLMEAADLLGQVTMASGLSSHRQQVQNGADTVAITSAVGEQSDVDPAITLPMANRSKNDPGPTLPFDLGDYELQEVLGKGGMGIVYLANQKQLNRMVAVKMIRGGMLADESDVRRFYTEAQAVARLNHPGIVPVYQFGQRAGHHFFSMAYIRGSDLQRKIYAETLQPKQAARYVRDVARAIDHAHHKGVLHRDLKPANVLIDEYDEVHVTDFGLAKHMDADSSVTGTGAALGTPHYMAPEQAGGLSDRANRQSDVYAMGAILFACLTGRPPIVGDTVMQTLLDVVHNPAPPVRHFRPDVPVDIETIVAKCLEKSPQKRYESAAKLADDLDAFLEDRPIKARPRSLPVKVWHWLEGVPLVAAVMGRRMVSSSTSHRRFQAVMLLLLLLTPFVAVGLSVLWHQYKESMPSIVRIAGGLDDGVYNSVSATIAERLEQKHGVSASVAASNGSLENRSRLLSGEVHLAPMQASAISGSDLCVVAPLFFEVVHLLVREDANIQTLSDLKGHRIAVGPIGSGSREATEMVFESLEITPDVAPREVMAWKELESDAAPDVAVICVGMGSPLISKLIRNHHWELMPIPNPIKIALQHPTLRPMTIDVGDYPGIELPEAGVATVGTTAFLAARTDTSSELVTATLQTLYEPPQLCAGLIPRKHAAEWQGLALHRAARRFFEVQETTP from the coding sequence ATGGCTGATAACGAACCTACCGCAGATCCCGTGGATGAAGCTTTTGCGGCCTACCTGCGTTCGTGCGATGCGGGCGAGGTGACCAGCCGTGAAGATTTCTTGAAACAGTTTCCCGAGGTGGCTGGACAATTAAAGCAATTGATGGAAGCGGCCGATCTGCTCGGCCAAGTGACGATGGCGTCCGGGCTATCGTCCCATCGCCAGCAGGTTCAAAACGGCGCCGATACAGTCGCCATCACCTCGGCCGTCGGCGAACAATCCGATGTCGATCCGGCAATCACGTTGCCGATGGCGAATCGCTCCAAGAACGATCCGGGTCCCACGCTGCCGTTTGATCTGGGCGATTACGAGCTTCAAGAGGTGCTGGGCAAAGGCGGCATGGGGATCGTCTATCTGGCGAACCAAAAACAACTCAACCGCATGGTCGCGGTCAAGATGATTCGCGGCGGCATGTTAGCGGACGAATCGGATGTGCGGCGGTTTTATACCGAAGCCCAAGCCGTGGCACGGCTGAACCACCCAGGGATCGTGCCGGTGTATCAGTTTGGCCAACGCGCCGGCCACCATTTTTTTTCGATGGCGTACATTCGCGGCAGCGACTTGCAGCGGAAAATCTATGCGGAAACGCTGCAGCCCAAACAGGCCGCTCGCTATGTGCGTGATGTGGCTCGCGCGATCGACCATGCGCATCACAAAGGGGTGCTGCATCGCGATTTGAAACCTGCCAACGTGTTGATCGACGAATACGACGAAGTCCATGTGACCGATTTTGGGCTGGCCAAACACATGGACGCCGACAGCAGCGTGACCGGAACGGGTGCGGCGCTGGGGACGCCCCACTACATGGCTCCCGAACAAGCTGGCGGATTAAGTGATCGAGCGAATCGGCAAAGCGACGTGTATGCGATGGGGGCGATTCTGTTTGCGTGTCTCACCGGCCGGCCGCCGATCGTGGGCGACACGGTGATGCAAACGCTGTTGGATGTCGTGCACAATCCCGCGCCGCCGGTACGCCATTTTCGTCCCGATGTCCCCGTCGACATCGAAACGATCGTGGCAAAATGTTTAGAAAAGAGTCCTCAAAAACGCTACGAGTCGGCAGCAAAACTTGCCGATGATCTCGACGCCTTTCTCGAAGATCGTCCGATCAAGGCGCGGCCTCGCTCGCTGCCGGTCAAGGTTTGGCATTGGCTCGAAGGCGTCCCGTTGGTCGCGGCCGTCATGGGACGCCGCATGGTCAGTTCGTCCACGTCGCACCGCCGCTTTCAAGCGGTGATGCTACTGCTGTTGTTACTGACTCCCTTTGTCGCTGTCGGATTGTCCGTGCTGTGGCACCAATACAAAGAATCGATGCCTAGCATCGTACGGATTGCCGGCGGGTTGGACGATGGCGTCTACAACTCTGTTTCCGCAACGATCGCCGAGCGATTGGAACAGAAACACGGCGTCTCGGCGTCGGTGGCCGCCAGCAATGGATCGCTTGAAAACCGTTCACGGCTGTTGAGCGGCGAAGTCCATCTCGCCCCGATGCAGGCCTCGGCAATTAGCGGCAGCGACCTGTGTGTTGTTGCTCCATTGTTTTTCGAAGTTGTCCACCTGTTGGTTCGTGAGGACGCAAACATCCAAACGCTGAGTGATCTGAAAGGCCACCGCATCGCCGTCGGTCCGATCGGCAGTGGATCACGCGAGGCGACTGAAATGGTGTTCGAATCGCTCGAGATTACCCCCGACGTCGCTCCCCGCGAGGTGATGGCGTGGAAAGAACTCGAATCCGATGCGGCTCCCGATGTCGCGGTGATCTGCGTCGGGATGGGCAGCCCGCTGATTTCTAAGCTGATCCGCAACCATCACTGGGAACTGATGCCGATCCCCAATCCAATCAAAATTGCGCTTCAGCATCCGACGCTGCGTCCGATGACCATTGATGTGGGCGATTACCCCGGGATCGAACTGCCCGAAGCGGGTGTGGCTACCGTAGGCACGACTGCGTTCTTGGCGGCACGCACCGACACCTCATCGGAACTGGTGACCGCCACGCTGCAAACGTTGTACGAACCGCCGCAGTTGTGTGCCGGATTGATTCCGCGAAAACACGCCGCCGAATGGCAAGGCTTGGCGCTGCACCGCGCCGCCCGCCGATTTTTCGAGGTTCAAGAAACGACGCCTTAG